The genomic stretch GTCATGGCCGAGGTGGGCATGCCGCTGCCCGAAGAGGCCCACACGCGGACCGTCCATGGCTGAGCACGCGAACGCCTTCCACGTCCCCTGGTGGCTGCGCTTCTCCCATGTGCAGACCGTCGTCCCCCACCTGGACCGGCGCCGACACGACGTGCTCACCGAGCACATCCGCCACGAGCTGGCGGACGGCGACTTCGTGGACGTGTACTGGCTGAACCGGACGCGGCCAGGGCCCTTGTTCATCCTGCTGCCCGGCATGCAGGGCACGCAGGACTCCACCTACGTCCGCAGCCTCCTGTCGGAGCTGGCCCTGCGCGGCCTGCGCGCGGCGGTGTTGTGCCACCGGGGCGGCGCCGTGCCCAACCGGCGGGCCCCCTTCTATCACGCGGGTTTCACCGACCACCTGGCCTGGCTGGCGCGCTTCGTCCGTGAGCAGGAGCCCCACACGCCACTCTATGGCGTGGGCTTCTCCCTGGGGGGCAGCATGTTGATTCGCTACCTGGCGGAGACGGGCCACGCCAGCCACTTGTCCGCCGCGGCGGCCGTGTCCCTCACGTTCTCCCTGGGCAGCACGGCCCGGCGGGCCTGCGAAGGCATCAACCAGCTCTACCAGCTCCGCGTGTTGAACTCGTACAAGCGCGTCGCGCGGCTCAAGACCCACCTGCCGGAGTTCGCCTCACGCGTTGGGACGCTGAACGGGATGCGCAGCATCCAGGCCTTCGACGAGGCCTTCACCGCGCCCCTCCACGGCTTCAAGGACGCGGAGGACTACTACGAGCGGTGCAGCAGCCAGCAATTCCTGTCGGGCATCGAAGTGCCCTTCCTCGTCCTCAACGCCGAGGACGACCCGCTCGTCGCCCGGGACACGCTCCCTGACGCACGCGCGCTGCGGGAGCACGTGCGGCTGGAGCTGACGCCGCATGGCGGGCACCTGGGTTTCATGTATCAGCGTTCCTCCGGGCTGGGTTACTACCCGCCGGCCCGGCTCATCTCGTTCTTCCTGCAGGAGCCGTCCGAAGCACATGAATCTCTATCTCAGGATGTTGTGGGTCATGCTCTCCTCGCTCTGGAAGCCGGAGATGCGCGTGGACGCGCTGACGAGCACGCTGGAGCAGCGCGTCCTGCCCAATGACCTGGACCTGAACCTGCACATGAACAACGGACGGTTCCTCACCGTCTGTGACTTGAGCCGGGTCGACCTGTTCATCCGGACGGGCCTGCTGGCGCTCATGCTCAAGCAGAAGTGGGCGCCCATCATCGTGCGCCACACCATGGACTACAAAAAGCCGCTTCGCCTGTTCCAGAAGTACACGGTGTCCATGTCGATTACCCGTTGGGACGAGAAGTACTTCTATGCCACCCACCAGTTCCTCTCGCGCGGGAAGGTGGTGGCGGAGGGCGAATCCACCGCGGTGCTGCTCGGGCGCGAGGGCGTCGTCCCTCCAGCGACGGTGCTTGAGGCGGTCACCGCCCGGCAGAACCGGACGGCGGTGGAGAGCCGCTGAGCGGCCCGGGCCTGGGCCCGCTTCACGCCCAGGCCTTGCGGACTTCCGCGTAGTAGTTGCGGAAGAACGGCACCATGGCCGCGCGATTGCTGTCGACGATGGCCAGGAGCTCCGGGGGCATGACGAACTCCTCCTCTCCCAGCGCGTCGTAGAGCGAGTCCAGCATCTGCTGGTAGAAGCGCGGGAAGGCGCGGTGCCAGCCCACCTTGGGCAGCCGGATGCCGTGCTCCCACCCCATGGCCAGGTAGTGCTTGAGCGCCTCCGCGCGCGCCTCCTTCAGCGTGTAGAGGGAGATGGGCTTGCGCTCCGGCAGGAAGTCCTCGGCCACCAGGCCGCTCTGCCCGCACATCCGCCGCGCCATGTGCTGCCCCAGCAGCGGGGAGAGGAACAGCCCGTCGCGGTACGTGCCCGTGAGCAGCCACAGTCCGTCCACGGACGTCGGTCCAATGAGCGGGCACGTGTCCACGGTGACGGGCCGGTTTCCCGCCTGCCAGGCCACGAGCTGCGCGGCGCAGAGGTCCTGGTCAATCTGCTCCAGGACGCACTCCAGCAGGAAGTACATGTCGGCCGGCGTGGTGCGAAGCATCGGCCGAGCCATCAGGATGTTCGTCGCGCCGAAGTAGAGCTGGTCGCCCCCGCGGGGCATGCCATGAAGGCCACAGGCAAAGGCCCGGTTCGGCGTGCGCACCACGTGCTGGAGCGACGGCCGGGGCACCTGGAGCAGCAGCGACGTCCCGCCGCCGCTGAAGATGCGGGGGATTCGCCGCGCCAGCTCCGGCAGCTCGTCGAGGACCGCCTGCGTCCCCACGCCCATGGCGAGCACCACCTGCGCGGCGCTCAGCGCGCGGCCATCCTCCAACCGCACGCCCGTCACGCGGCCCCCCTGGACGTCCAGCGTCTTGACCGCCCCATCCACGACAGACACCTGCGGCGACTGCTCCAGGGACAGAGTGAGCGCCCGCAGCAGGCGGCTCGCGTCCACCGAGCCCTCGCGGGGAAGGAACAGCGCCTGCTTGGGCCGGCAGTCCTCCGCGGGATTCAGGCCCGGCACCTGGTTGGGGTCCAGCAGTTCGTGGGGCTCTTCCTCATCCTTCACCGCCTGCTGGATGGCGATGAAGTTCTCATCCTCAATCGTCCCGGACTTGGCGTTGCTGAAGACAATGGTGCCGGCGCGGACCTGGACGTGCGCGTCCTCGGGCAGCTCGCCATTGAGCTGCTCCAGCCATGAAGGCCAGAGGCGCGCGGCGAGCACGCCCTTGGCATGCTTCGCGCGGCCCGGCGCGGTCCGCAACAAGGGCGCCGTCACTTCCCCATAGCACCCCAGCATCGCCCCAGCGGCGGGGGACGCTCCCGCGGGGCGGCTGACGGGACCGACCACGGCGATGCGCAGACGGGGGTCCACCAGCGTCAAGGCGCGCGCGGTCGCCAGGCCCAGCGCGCCGTTGCCCGCCACCACGATGTCATAGGTGTCCATTCGCTCGCTGTCCTCGGTGGCATGGGGATACGGCACAGCGCCCGCCGCATCCGGCTCGAGAGAGCGCGGACACGGCGGGCAGAACGTCAGGGCTTCAGGCTGACCCGACGGGGGTCAGTCCTCCTTCTTGGACGTGTCGTTGACGACGTAGGGAGGCCACCACTGGCGCTCCGCGCTCGACCCACACGTCACGCTCGGCTCCTGGAGCAGGTCCTTCTCGGCCACCAGGTTCTTCACGGTCTCCAGCCACTGCGATCCGTTGTTCATGCCACGTCTCCTTGCTGCCGTGTTGGCTCTACGAGGGTACTGCGTACTAGTGAGTCGAGCCCCGAACGCAACTGCCGGCGCGCCTCGTCCGGGGCCACTCTCGCGCCGACAACCTCGAGGTAAGCCCGCTCCATGTCGGAGTACGTCCGGCCGTCGCTGAGTTCGAAAATCAGCCACGCATTCAAGTCGAGCCAGTGGATGCGCGGCGCGGCCGGTGAGAACACCATCAAGCACTCGCCCTGCTTCGACGGGCGGACCCGCAGCCCGTTGACCTTGCGGTACGCGGCCCGCTCCTGCTCACAGGCTCGGGGACCGGCGTCCTTGAGGAAAAGCTCGCGGTCCACGGGCGCCAGGGACTCGCGCAGCCACCTGACGAAGTCGCGCCCCTGCGGTGTGAGCAGGTGGGCCCACTCCGTCAGCAACATCTCCCCCAAGTAGCGGGCCCGGTCCACCGAGCGGCCGTAGCGCGAGGCACTGTCGTTGTTCACCACCGACATCGCATGCGGGCGGGACACATACGCCGAGGGGTCCCCGAACCGCTCCGTCAGGGTGCGGTCCGCCGTGAGCGCGGCCGCCTTGAAGAGCGAGAGGTGCACGTAGACGTGGTAGGCGAACACCGTGCGGACGATGGACCAGCGGATGTCACGCCAGGGGACCTGGATGGTCTCCTCCGGGCGGGCCGCGAGCGCCACCGAACGCGTCGCATCGAAGAGCTTCATGTGAAGCCCTTCGTGCAGCAGACATCCGGCGACGTCCCAGGGGTTCCCGAGCTCCTCCAGCGACAGGAAGATGGTGGAGGGCGTCAGGTCTCCCCCCGCGGCGGACAGGACGGTGCCCCCTTCGAGCCGAGCGCTGAGCAGCGCGATGGCCTCGATGTGGGTCAGCGCGCTGGCGCCCGAGTCGGGCAGCAGCAGGGAGAGCAGCTCGATGGAGTCGTTGATCTTCCGCTGCGCGGTGGCGTCCGGGCTCAAGAGCGTGCCGCCGCTCTTGGACTTCGCGCCGAAGACGCCGTCGAACGCGGCATGCAGCGCCCGGGAGTACGGGTCCGCGGGCCGAGCCACATCCCACAGCCAC from Myxococcus xanthus encodes the following:
- a CDS encoding YheT family hydrolase; translation: MAEHANAFHVPWWLRFSHVQTVVPHLDRRRHDVLTEHIRHELADGDFVDVYWLNRTRPGPLFILLPGMQGTQDSTYVRSLLSELALRGLRAAVLCHRGGAVPNRRAPFYHAGFTDHLAWLARFVREQEPHTPLYGVGFSLGGSMLIRYLAETGHASHLSAAAAVSLTFSLGSTARRACEGINQLYQLRVLNSYKRVARLKTHLPEFASRVGTLNGMRSIQAFDEAFTAPLHGFKDAEDYYERCSSQQFLSGIEVPFLVLNAEDDPLVARDTLPDARALREHVRLELTPHGGHLGFMYQRSSGLGYYPPARLISFFLQEPSEAHESLSQDVVGHALLALEAGDARGRADEHAGAARPAQ
- a CDS encoding acyl-CoA thioesterase, whose product is MLSSLWKPEMRVDALTSTLEQRVLPNDLDLNLHMNNGRFLTVCDLSRVDLFIRTGLLALMLKQKWAPIIVRHTMDYKKPLRLFQKYTVSMSITRWDEKYFYATHQFLSRGKVVAEGESTAVLLGREGVVPPATVLEAVTARQNRTAVESR
- a CDS encoding NAD(P)/FAD-dependent oxidoreductase, giving the protein MDTYDIVVAGNGALGLATARALTLVDPRLRIAVVGPVSRPAGASPAAGAMLGCYGEVTAPLLRTAPGRAKHAKGVLAARLWPSWLEQLNGELPEDAHVQVRAGTIVFSNAKSGTIEDENFIAIQQAVKDEEEPHELLDPNQVPGLNPAEDCRPKQALFLPREGSVDASRLLRALTLSLEQSPQVSVVDGAVKTLDVQGGRVTGVRLEDGRALSAAQVVLAMGVGTQAVLDELPELARRIPRIFSGGGTSLLLQVPRPSLQHVVRTPNRAFACGLHGMPRGGDQLYFGATNILMARPMLRTTPADMYFLLECVLEQIDQDLCAAQLVAWQAGNRPVTVDTCPLIGPTSVDGLWLLTGTYRDGLFLSPLLGQHMARRMCGQSGLVAEDFLPERKPISLYTLKEARAEALKHYLAMGWEHGIRLPKVGWHRAFPRFYQQMLDSLYDALGEEEFVMPPELLAIVDSNRAAMVPFFRNYYAEVRKAWA
- a CDS encoding aKG-HExxH-type peptide beta-hydroxylase codes for the protein MTSVLGVVQTADRALSRHSVFGDSPRILAKVLTRYRFGVELFAERLPSLARAASAVESLSDADARRVFFDPLVRLTLEQAFSDLEAGHLASPHPLEEMLPGALEALPVGLCESRMPSRWRVGSEVPKWLWDVARPADPYSRALHAAFDGVFGAKSKSGGTLLSPDATAQRKINDSIELLSLLLPDSGASALTHIEAIALLSARLEGGTVLSAAGGDLTPSTIFLSLEELGNPWDVAGCLLHEGLHMKLFDATRSVALAARPEETIQVPWRDIRWSIVRTVFAYHVYVHLSLFKAAALTADRTLTERFGDPSAYVSRPHAMSVVNNDSASRYGRSVDRARYLGEMLLTEWAHLLTPQGRDFVRWLRESLAPVDRELFLKDAGPRACEQERAAYRKVNGLRVRPSKQGECLMVFSPAAPRIHWLDLNAWLIFELSDGRTYSDMERAYLEVVGARVAPDEARRQLRSGLDSLVRSTLVEPTRQQGDVA